In a single window of the Pseudomonas oryzihabitans genome:
- a CDS encoding carbonic anhydrase, with protein sequence MSDNTDTPFGAPDEALLQLVDGFKRFRQDVFPEQEALFKKLASAQSPKAMFITCADSRIVPELITQSSPGDLFVTRNVGNVVPPYGQMNGGVSTAIEYAVVALGVKHIIICGHSDCGAMKAVLNPDPLEKMPTVKVWLRHAEVARTVVEDHSHCDCGHGGTLGFLTEENVVAQLVHLRTHPSVASRLASGQLQIHGWVYSIETSEIKAYDAQQERFLPLDGENMPVATPRPRLQQA encoded by the coding sequence ATGAGCGACAACACGGATACCCCCTTCGGCGCACCCGACGAGGCCCTCCTGCAGCTGGTCGATGGTTTCAAGCGTTTCCGCCAGGATGTCTTTCCCGAACAGGAAGCGCTGTTCAAGAAACTCGCCAGTGCGCAGTCGCCCAAGGCCATGTTCATCACCTGTGCCGACTCGCGGATCGTCCCGGAACTGATCACCCAGAGTTCGCCGGGCGACCTGTTCGTGACCCGTAACGTCGGCAACGTGGTGCCTCCCTACGGCCAGATGAACGGCGGCGTTTCCACCGCCATCGAATACGCGGTCGTGGCCCTGGGCGTGAAGCACATCATCATCTGCGGCCATTCCGACTGTGGCGCCATGAAGGCGGTGCTCAATCCCGATCCGCTGGAAAAGATGCCGACGGTAAAGGTCTGGCTGCGCCATGCCGAGGTCGCCCGTACCGTGGTCGAGGACCACAGCCATTGCGACTGCGGCCACGGCGGCACCCTGGGTTTCCTGACCGAGGAAAACGTGGTGGCCCAGCTGGTCCACCTGCGCACCCACCCCTCGGTGGCGTCGCGTCTGGCCAGCGGTCAGCTGCAGATCCACGGCTGGGTCTATTCCATCGAGACCAGCGAGATCAAGGCGTACGACGCCCAACAGGAGCGCTTCCTGCCCCTGGACGGCGAAAACATGCCGGTCGCCACCCCGCGTCCGCGCTTGCAACAGGCCTGA